The following are from one region of the Salvia hispanica cultivar TCC Black 2014 chromosome 1, UniMelb_Shisp_WGS_1.0, whole genome shotgun sequence genome:
- the LOC125207334 gene encoding putative late blight resistance protein homolog R1C-3 gives MAAYAAAASIKATILRILRSSRISFIPSTSLILKQAYDEMDTLQRLLLKLNYTWYSHIRTEVNALDERIKEIVWGFEDILESHVVDQILPQLESSGAFFVDLQDLQHNVAIFVKIVKMMEGAYLTEVENMPEIEGEPLSSRIDYSGINSNMVGLSEEFEQIRDYLLTGSEGNCFVITGMPGVGKTMLAKKIFDDPLIRGHFELRAWVKVGRQCASTETLCCILAQVDPNRYKSMLTQGQDDDEKKLVELLRETFKEKKCLIVLDDMWGIRMGHTFPNVQILITSRIVMSDYKMLILRLLDEEESKELLAQKVYGEEGFPPQLNKLGEKIADKCEGLPLLIVKVAEFLSKADKTPKYWTDVVEKQHHEVFEDAFNQIAKVIETDHDETDSSAMALDGSTAPQPVSTRKRRRITRP, from the exons ATGGCGGCTTATGCTGCAGCGGCTTCTATTAAGGCAACAATTCTGCGTATTCTGCGATCATCTCGCATTTCGTTCATTCCTTCCACTTCACTAATCCTAAAACAAGCGTACGATGAGATGGATACATTGCAGAGGCTTCTGCTAAAGTTAAACTACACCTGGTACAGCCATATTCGGACGGAGGTGAATGCTTTGGATGAACGAATCAAAGAGATTGTGTGGGGGTTCGAAGATATACTTGAATCCCACGTTGTAGACCAGATACTTCCACAACTCGAAAGCTCTGGAGCTTTCTTTGTAGATCTGCAGGATCTGCAACATAATGTTGCTATCTTCGTCAAGATAGTGAAGATGATGGAGGGTGCATACTTAACGGAAGTGGAGAATATGCCCGAAATTGAGGGCGAGCCTCTTTCTTCAAGAATTGATTATAGTGGAATCAACTCAAACATGGTTGGGTTATCAGAAGAATTTGAGCAAATCAGGGATTATCTTCTTACAGGAAGTGAAGGGAACTGCTTTGTGATTACTGGGATGCCGGGAGTTGGTAAGACCATGCTTgctaagaaaatatttgacGATCCATTAATTCGTGGACATTTTGAGCTTCGAGCATGGGTCAAAGTAGGCAGACAATGTGCATCCACTGAAACATTGTGTTGCATTCTAGCTCAAGTGGATCCCAACCGTTACAAAAGCATGCTTACCCAAGGACAAGATGATGATGAAAAGAAATTAGTTGAACTCTTGAGAGAAACATTCAAGGAGAAGAAATGTCTAATTGTGTTGGATGATATGTGGGGCATACGCATGGGTCATACCTTCCCAAATGTCCAAATCTTGATTACTAGTAGAATAGTAATGTCTGATTATAAAATGCTTATACTACGGTTGttggatgaagaagaaagtaaaGAATTGCTCGCTCAGAAAGTATATGGTGAAGAGGGATTCCCTCCTCAACTTAACAAGCTGGGAGAGAAGATTGCCGACAAATGTGAAGGTCTTCCTCTTCTGATAGTCAAGGTTGCAGAGTTCCTATCAAAAGCCGACAAGACCCCAAAGTACTGGACTGACGTAGTCGAAAAACAACATCATGAAGTCTTTGAGGATGCATTTAATCAAATAGCGAAG GTTATTGAAACGGACCACGATGAAACCGACTCGAGCGCCATGGCTCTCGACGGATCCACTGCACCACAGCCAGTCAGCACACGCAAGAGGCGCAGGATAACAAGGCCTTAA